In Spirosoma pollinicola, the genomic window AGATCCTTTCAGAGTAGTTTTACCAGCTTCCTTTACTTCTTTAGCGTGCGCGAAAACATTACGAATTTTAATTACTTCTTTCGAGTAATTATCTGTAAAGTTCTTCAGTTCATCAATAACTTTAATTTTGCCAATTTTATTTAGTGCCTTTGATCTTACGATAGCACTAAATAATACCGTATCTTCAAGTAAACCTTCTATATTGAATTGTTCTTTGTACGCTGTGAAATCATCGGATTTCTCTTTTAAAGAATTTTCTATTGTCTTAAATATATATTCAACAACTGCGGATGAAGCCTCAGTACCTTCATTTATGAATGTACTAGTTATATCTAAAGATTTGTCATCTAGAATACTCGTTTCTGCCATTATTAACCCACGCATCGTATTTACTTCTTGAATTTTTTTTATTGTTGTCTTTACAACTTTTTCAAATTTATCTTCAATTCCATCTCTCCCAGAAGTATACACGCCTTCTAAACCTAATTCTTTAACACTGCTTCTTACATTATCTATATCTTGTGAATAAAAAAGCACATCTGTATAAATTTCGCTTTCTCGAAGTTTTTCAATTATTGTGTTGCCAGTCTGCGAATTCTGAAGATTGAAGTCTACTAGTATTAAATCAAAATCAGCAAATCCATTGTGTACAACTAATTCATCAATTTTATCTCCATCTTTGAAAGAAGTTGGATTTAAACGAAAACCAAGATCATCAATGCTTTCCTCGAAAAGCTTTTTTGTAGTGTCTAGCCACTCATGATCATCTTCAATCCAAAGAATATTGTAATCTAATCTCATTTTGGTAAATTTATAACAAGTTCAAATCCTTCCTTAAAAGCAGTATTAACAGAAATACTACCTTTCATATCTTTTATGATTTTGTTTACGTGAGAAAGTCCTAAGCCTGAACCATTTGTAGTTGTAACCCCTTCTTCAAAAATCGTTTTCCAATCAACGATAGCAGAATCAAGCGGTTTCCCAAAATCTCTAAAAATAATCACTAAACTATCGTCGTTTTTGATAAATTCAATTTGTAACTTAGTAGCTTTCTTTTTTCTAGAATTACTTACTAAGTTGTCTAACACAACTGAAATTTCAATTGGTTTAAAGTGAGTAATAAATTCAACTCTTGGATTTATGAAACTTACATTGAAGTCATCAAATAAATACTGGTAAATATTTTCAAAATACTCAACTATAAAATTTACAATATCTCCGTTTGTATCACTAGCGGCTTTTAAGAAATTACCCTTAGTAGTGAAAGTAGCAATAGCTCTTATTTTGTCGTTTGCTAAACTAATACTTTTTATAAAATCTAGCACATCTGATTTAGAGATGTCGGAGTTTTTATCATATTTCCTTTTAAAAAGAAGCAGTCTTTTTCTAATATTATCAGAATTAATTCCAATTATATGATTTAAGTCTCTAATATCATCGTATTCAATTGCCTTAACTGATTGAAGAAATCTAACTTGATTTTCTTTTACTTCTTTAGCCTTTTCAGCATATTTTCGAGCTTCTTCTTCTAATATTCTCTTTTTTTCGGCTTCAATTGCCCTTTGTTCAGCCTCCTTTCTTTTTAACTCTTCTTCTCTCCTTTGTAATTCTTTTTCCTTGGCTTCTAATTCTGCTCTCTGCTTATCTTTTTCTGCCTGTTGTCTTTCCCTCTGTGCTTCTTCCTTATCTTGTTTAGCCTGTTCTGCCTCTGCTTCTGCTTCCTTTCGCTTTCTCCTTTCTTCTTCAGCTTCCCTATCTGATCTTTCTTTTTCTTGTTTTAATTTATTATACTTTTCCTCTGCCGTTAATACTTGTAATTTGAATGTATTATCTTCCGTCTTGTCAGCTATCTTAATTAAAGATTTAAATACTTTATCAGAGACCTTTCCAATATCTCCTTCAAGCACATTTATTAAATCTTTATTATAGGATATAATTTCAACTTCTTTATTATCAGCTAACCTTTTAATAATTTCTATGATTTGAGTACGACCACCTAATGAAGAT contains:
- a CDS encoding response regulator — protein: MRLDYNILWIEDDHEWLDTTKKLFEESIDDLGFRLNPTSFKDGDKIDELVVHNGFADFDLILVDFNLQNSQTGNTIIEKLRESEIYTDVLFYSQDIDNVRSSVKELGLEGVYTSGRDGIEDKFEKVVKTTIKKIQEVNTMRGLIMAETSILDDKSLDITSTFINEGTEASSAVVEYIFKTIENSLKEKSDDFTAYKEQFNIEGLLEDTVLFSAIVRSKALNKIGKIKVIDELKNFTDNYSKEVIKIRNVFAHAKEVKEAGKTTLKGSNEEFDYERCIEIRRTLIKYSDLFELVKGKLS